From Ascaphus truei isolate aAscTru1 chromosome 20, aAscTru1.hap1, whole genome shotgun sequence, one genomic window encodes:
- the ICAM4 gene encoding intercellular adhesion molecule 4: MNARTLLLLQLYPLISWMVGADQCSVHIAPDSPTARYGDPVILNCTTSCANPARLDWETPIFKVTERGPQWVSLNISNFSGWDSQPLCYVRQSAGGPALTQTVDLIFYTLSSPRIHMKEVMVAQLDEQILCNVSSLVAGSTPSDLNVTLSRGSLVLNRSRGASVEYNLRVAPEHHKMELLCEAELRVREQSFSQRTSAVLQVQYGPTDVGVTSDRRSFAIGDNITVRCSGDSNPPAEYAWNFPADGSAELAADGRSLVVRSATERDIGTYECIVGNSLGRNRSHVVILLSKGPGGGPPAWAVALIVAAGVASGVVLVALSFRFLRR, translated from the exons ATGAACGCCCGTACCCTGCTCCTCCTGCAGCTCTACCCCCTTATCAGCTGGATGG TGGGGGCAGATCAATGCTCAGTACACATCGCGCCCGACAGTCCGACGGCTCGTTACGGAGATCCGGTGATCCTCAACTGTACAACGAGCTGCGCGAACCCTGCCCGGCTGGACTGGGAAACGCCCATATTTAAAGTGACAGAACGGGGCCCCCAGTGGGTGTCATTAAACATCAGCAACTTTTCCGGCTGGGACTCGCAGCCATTGTGCTATGTGAGACAATCTGCTGGTGGCCCAGCGCTGACACAAACCGTCGACCTTATATTCTACA CATTGTCCTCTCCACGGATCCATATGAAGGAGGTGATGGTTGCTCAGTTGGACGAGCAAATTCTCTGCAACGTATCCAGCCTGGTGGCTGGTTCTACTCCCTCAGATCTCAACGTGACGCTGAGCAGGGGAAGCCTTGTGCTGAACCGGAGCAGGGGAGCGTCCGTAGAGTATAACCTGAGGGTCGCCCCTGAACACCACAAGATGGAGCTGTTATGTGAGGCTGAGCTGAGAGTCCGGGAGCAGAGTTTCTCACAAAGGACATCGGCCGTGCTACAGGTCCAGT ATGGCCCGACCGACGTCGGCGTCACCTCTGACCGGCGATCGTTTGCGATTGGAGACAACATCACAGTGAGATGTTCTGGGGACAGTAACCCCCCCGCGGAGTACGCCTGGAACTTCCCTGCCGACGGGAGCGCGGAACTCGCCGCCGACGGGCGTTCCCTGGTGGTCCGCTCGGCCACGGAGAGAGACATCGGAACGTACGAGTGCATCGTGGGTAACTCCCTGGGGAGGAACCGGTCCCACGTCGTAATTCTGCTCTCGAAAG GACCTGGGGGCGGGCCACCGGCCTGGGCGGTGGCTCTTATCGTGGCGGCCGGCGTGGCATCCGGTGTGGTTCTTGTGGCTCTTTCCTTTCGATTCCTGCGCCGGTGA